The following are encoded in a window of Bacillus sp. SORGH_AS_0510 genomic DNA:
- a CDS encoding cytochrome c oxidase subunit II: MYQSIAWYATLFFVFLIALAFAFVYGESRKLKEYGPIQEKGYKIRKFYFLGLLAVMGFASAMSLSRLPYHDQHVHAKENGKIVDVTGMQFSWKLSNEDFVVGEPVQFRVTSQDVTHGFGLYDTDLKLIAQTQAMPEYTNTVSITFKKPGTYKILCLEYCSTGHHAMMKDIVVTAKGGK, from the coding sequence ATGTACCAATCGATCGCGTGGTACGCTACACTATTTTTCGTTTTCCTTATTGCACTCGCTTTTGCATTTGTATATGGGGAATCGAGAAAATTAAAAGAGTATGGACCAATCCAAGAAAAAGGCTACAAAATTCGTAAGTTTTACTTTCTTGGTTTACTGGCTGTAATGGGCTTTGCTTCTGCTATGTCACTAAGCAGGCTCCCTTATCATGATCAACATGTACACGCAAAAGAAAATGGAAAAATTGTTGATGTGACGGGAATGCAGTTTAGCTGGAAATTAAGTAACGAGGACTTTGTAGTTGGTGAACCAGTACAATTTCGTGTAACAAGTCAGGATGTAACACATGGTTTTGGTCTATATGATACTGACCTTAAGCTAATTGCACAAACACAGGCAATGCCTGAGTATACAAACACTGTTTCCATTACTTTTAAAAAACCAGGAACCTATAAAATCCTTTGCTTAGAGTATTGCAGCACAGGCCACCATGCGATGATGAAGGATATTGTTGTTACAGCAAAAGGAGGGAAATAA
- a CDS encoding H-type small acid-soluble spore protein, protein MNINRVKQILSSSADIEVKYNGASVWIDQLNEDGRTATVHLRGPLEERTIVEIGELVEG, encoded by the coding sequence ATGAATATTAACCGAGTGAAACAAATTTTATCCTCCTCAGCAGATATTGAAGTTAAATATAATGGTGCTTCAGTTTGGATTGATCAACTTAACGAAGATGGTAGAACTGCCACAGTTCATTTAAGAGGGCCTCTTGAGGAAAGAACGATTGTAGAAATTGGGGAATTAGTAGAAGGATAA
- a CDS encoding LTA synthase family protein, whose protein sequence is MNKIRLPLKVKQNHVTFFAIAVVLFWIKTYAAYQIEFNLGIDNSLQKFLLLINPLSSALFFFGIALLFKKRTKLVMIITNFLLSFLLYANIAYYRFFNDFITVPVLMQTKTNAGQLGDSALSLMSPFDIFYFTDMFILIALALTVFKKVTVSNRKSFKIVLLFSITTFLFNLGLAEKDRPQLLTRSFDRNYLVKYLGAYNFTIYDVIQNIKSSSQRALADSSDITEVENYRKANYAAPNPEYFGKAKGMNVIYISMESFQSFMIDYKMPDGQEVTPFLNSLAHDNNTFYFENFYHQTGQGKTSDAEFLMENSLYPMAQGAVFVNKAQNTFQAAPAILKGYGYNSAVFHGNYKTFWNRNVMYKALGYDQFFDAEYYSMSEENTKNYGMKDKPFFKESMPILKSLKQPFYTKFISLSNHFPFEMDPEDTDFPAGDYGDTVVNQYFQSAHYMDQSFEQFFNDLKASGLYDNTVIVMYGDHYGISENHNDAMAKVLGVDEITPAINAKLQRVPLFIHVPGVKGGVQKQIGGEVDVRPTLLHLLGIDTKDYMEFGSDLLSKDHRNWATFRNGDFVSSDAIQINEKCYSYDTAELLDNNDACKDISEKVNTELQMSDEIVYKDLLRFYKPQGYTSINPNDYEYLGPKGNKSEKTSESN, encoded by the coding sequence ATGAATAAAATAAGACTGCCTTTAAAAGTTAAACAAAACCATGTTACTTTTTTTGCTATTGCAGTAGTATTATTTTGGATTAAAACATATGCAGCTTATCAAATTGAATTTAACTTAGGAATTGATAATAGCCTTCAAAAGTTTTTATTACTGATAAATCCATTGAGTTCTGCACTTTTCTTCTTTGGGATTGCTCTTTTATTTAAGAAAAGGACAAAGCTTGTCATGATTATCACTAACTTCCTTTTGTCCTTCTTATTATACGCTAATATTGCCTATTATCGCTTTTTTAATGATTTCATCACAGTGCCTGTACTTATGCAAACGAAGACGAATGCTGGGCAGCTTGGTGATAGTGCGCTATCATTAATGTCCCCATTTGATATTTTTTATTTCACGGACATGTTTATATTGATTGCACTTGCATTAACAGTTTTTAAGAAGGTAACAGTTTCCAACCGTAAGTCATTTAAAATTGTCCTTTTATTTTCGATCACTACCTTCTTATTTAACCTAGGTTTAGCAGAAAAAGATCGTCCACAATTACTTACGCGTTCTTTTGACCGTAACTATTTAGTGAAGTATTTAGGTGCATACAACTTTACGATTTATGACGTGATTCAAAATATTAAATCATCATCTCAGCGTGCGCTAGCAGATAGTAGTGATATTACTGAGGTGGAGAATTATCGAAAAGCAAACTATGCAGCTCCAAATCCAGAATATTTTGGCAAAGCAAAAGGAATGAATGTCATTTATATCTCAATGGAATCGTTCCAAAGCTTTATGATTGATTACAAAATGCCTGACGGTCAAGAAGTAACACCGTTCTTAAACTCTTTAGCACATGATAACAATACTTTCTATTTTGAGAATTTCTATCATCAAACAGGTCAGGGGAAAACTTCTGATGCTGAATTCTTAATGGAAAACTCTTTATATCCAATGGCTCAAGGAGCAGTCTTTGTAAATAAGGCACAAAACACATTCCAAGCAGCACCGGCTATTTTAAAAGGTTACGGGTATAATTCCGCTGTATTCCATGGTAATTACAAGACATTCTGGAATCGAAATGTAATGTATAAAGCATTAGGGTATGATCAATTTTTCGATGCAGAGTATTACAGTATGTCAGAAGAAAATACAAAAAACTACGGCATGAAAGATAAGCCTTTCTTTAAGGAATCTATGCCGATTCTTAAAAGTTTGAAACAACCATTTTATACAAAGTTTATTTCATTATCTAACCATTTCCCATTTGAAATGGACCCAGAAGACACAGATTTCCCTGCTGGGGATTACGGAGATACAGTTGTTAACCAATATTTCCAATCTGCACACTACATGGACCAATCATTTGAGCAGTTTTTCAATGATTTAAAAGCATCAGGTTTATATGATAACACTGTTATTGTGATGTATGGAGATCACTATGGTATTTCTGAGAATCATAATGATGCAATGGCAAAAGTACTTGGAGTTGACGAAATCACTCCAGCAATTAATGCAAAATTACAGCGTGTACCATTGTTCATCCATGTCCCAGGTGTTAAGGGTGGAGTTCAAAAGCAAATTGGTGGAGAAGTTGATGTACGTCCAACCCTATTACATTTATTGGGTATAGACACTAAGGATTATATGGAATTTGGTTCAGATCTTCTATCGAAGGACCACCGAAATTGGGCCACTTTTAGAAATGGAGACTTTGTTTCATCAGATGCAATTCAAATCAACGAAAAATGTTATTCATATGACACTGCTGAACTTCTAGATAACAACGATGCATGTAAGGACATTAGTGAAAAAGTGAATACTGAACTTCAAATGTCTGATGAAATTGTTTATAAAGATCTTTTACGTTTCTATAAGCCGCAGGGCTACACATCCATAAATCCAAATGATTACGAATATTTAGGTCCAAAGGGAAATAAATCGGAAAAAACATCTGAAAGTAATTAA
- a CDS encoding ABC transporter substrate-binding protein, translated as MKKIQALSFALAGMLMLAGCGSKESAGDAKKDGSKEFKVGISQFAPHPSLDAATEGFKKALKDKGIKVTFDEQNAQADMNNTQTIANNFVGDKVDLIFANATPSATAALNATKEIPIIFTSVTDPVGAGLVEAFDKPGKNITGTTDNHPDATKKTIDFITEEVKAKKVGVIYNSGEQNSVVQVKEVKKLAEEKGAKLVEVSVSTTAEVKQAAESLVGRVDAIYIPTDNTVVTALDSVISVANSKKIPLFVGELDSMKKGAVAASGFSYYDLGYQSGLMAADILSGKKKASEIPVQLPKSLKLVINKSAAEAQGLKVKEDWKKLGEFYDGK; from the coding sequence ATGAAAAAAATTCAAGCACTTTCTTTTGCACTAGCCGGGATGCTGATGCTTGCAGGGTGTGGAAGTAAGGAATCAGCTGGCGATGCTAAAAAAGATGGATCAAAGGAATTTAAAGTAGGAATTTCCCAATTCGCACCGCATCCTTCTTTAGATGCAGCGACAGAAGGCTTTAAAAAAGCTTTAAAGGACAAGGGGATAAAAGTTACATTCGATGAACAAAATGCACAAGCTGATATGAATAACACTCAAACGATTGCCAATAATTTTGTCGGGGATAAAGTAGATTTAATTTTTGCTAATGCCACTCCTAGTGCGACTGCAGCATTAAATGCAACTAAGGAAATCCCTATCATTTTCACTTCAGTAACTGATCCAGTGGGAGCTGGATTGGTTGAAGCATTTGATAAACCAGGGAAAAATATTACCGGAACAACTGATAATCATCCGGATGCAACGAAAAAAACAATCGATTTTATTACTGAAGAAGTGAAAGCCAAAAAGGTGGGGGTTATTTACAACTCGGGGGAACAGAACTCTGTTGTCCAAGTTAAGGAAGTAAAGAAATTAGCAGAAGAGAAAGGGGCTAAACTAGTAGAGGTATCCGTTTCTACTACTGCTGAGGTAAAACAGGCAGCTGAATCCCTTGTTGGCCGTGTTGATGCGATTTATATTCCAACCGATAATACAGTTGTTACTGCTCTTGATTCCGTCATTTCTGTTGCAAATAGTAAAAAGATTCCATTATTTGTAGGTGAACTGGATTCAATGAAAAAAGGTGCTGTGGCTGCAAGTGGTTTTAGCTACTATGACCTTGGATATCAGTCCGGATTAATGGCAGCCGATATTTTATCAGGAAAGAAAAAGGCTTCAGAAATTCCAGTCCAACTTCCAAAAAGCTTAAAACTTGTCATTAACAAATCCGCTGCAGAAGCACAAGGATTAAAGGTTAAAGAAGATTGGAAAAAGCTCGGTGAGTTTTATGATGGAAAATAA
- the sigX gene encoding RNA polymerase sigma factor SigX — protein sequence MPGQFEELYDKYHQDLFSFLYYMVNNREQAEDLLQEVYIRIFKSYGTFRGKSSEKTWLFSIARHVAIDSFRKNSGWKKRIISSFDWNKNELKDSSPLPEEISLKNEQISMLYTCVDKCPIDYRMVLILRYIHSMSISETAKALEWSESKVKTTQHRALKKVKQLMNELTMGKEDYSGEQKII from the coding sequence ATGCCAGGTCAATTTGAGGAACTTTATGATAAATATCATCAGGATCTATTTTCATTTTTATATTATATGGTTAACAACCGTGAACAAGCAGAAGACCTTTTACAGGAAGTTTATATACGTATATTTAAATCCTATGGGACCTTTCGAGGGAAGAGCAGTGAAAAAACATGGTTATTCTCGATTGCCCGGCATGTTGCCATTGATTCCTTTCGAAAAAACTCTGGTTGGAAAAAAAGAATTATTAGTTCCTTTGACTGGAATAAAAATGAATTGAAGGATTCCTCTCCTCTGCCTGAGGAAATTTCACTTAAAAATGAGCAAATTAGTATGCTTTATACTTGTGTAGATAAATGTCCGATTGATTACAGAATGGTTTTAATATTGAGATATATCCATTCGATGTCAATTTCTGAAACTGCTAAAGCACTTGAGTGGTCTGAGAGTAAAGTAAAGACCACACAACATCGTGCGTTAAAAAAAGTAAAACAGTTAATGAATGAATTAACGATGGGGAAGGAGGACTATAGTGGGGAACAAAAAATTATTTAG
- a CDS encoding TrkA family potassium uptake protein, which translates to MANQYAVIGLGRFGLSIAQKLFESGQEVLGVDVNEERVEESHSFVTHAVIADSTDSEALKSIGIRNFDTVVVAIGNDIQASILSVLLLKELGVKKVIAKALNKLHGQVLDKVGADWVVFPERDMGIRVAHQLISPKVLNFIEISKNYSVEEVKIPDRMNEKTLRELDIRAKFNLSVIAIRHGDEINISPSPDKVINHGDVLVVIGENSDLERFANIE; encoded by the coding sequence ATGGCAAATCAATACGCAGTTATTGGTTTAGGTAGATTTGGGCTTAGTATTGCCCAAAAGTTATTCGAATCTGGACAAGAAGTGTTAGGTGTTGATGTAAATGAAGAACGAGTGGAGGAATCCCATTCTTTCGTCACGCATGCTGTTATTGCGGATTCTACAGATTCAGAGGCATTAAAATCCATCGGGATAAGAAATTTTGATACAGTGGTAGTTGCAATTGGAAATGACATACAAGCCAGTATTCTCAGTGTTTTACTATTAAAGGAACTGGGTGTAAAAAAGGTAATTGCTAAAGCACTAAATAAGCTTCACGGTCAGGTATTAGACAAGGTAGGAGCTGATTGGGTTGTGTTTCCAGAGAGAGATATGGGCATCCGTGTTGCCCATCAGTTAATTTCTCCTAAAGTATTAAATTTTATAGAAATCTCGAAAAATTATAGTGTTGAGGAAGTGAAAATCCCCGACCGGATGAATGAAAAAACTTTAAGAGAACTTGATATTAGGGCAAAGTTTAATTTAAGTGTGATAGCTATCCGTCATGGAGATGAAATTAACATTTCGCCCTCACCAGATAAAGTCATAAATCACGGGGATGTATTGGTAGTAATAGGAGAGAACAGTGATTTGGAGAGATTTGCAAATATAGAGTAA
- a CDS encoding ABC transporter permease, whose translation MFTAIFGSFEAGIIYAIMALGVYLSFRILDFPDLTVDGSFVTGAAISAVMIANGANPFLATIMALFAGFAAGCMTGLLHTFGRINNLLSGILMMIALYSINLRIMGRSNIPLLNTDTAFTKISSFFEKTGIDSFFNGILSTMGLGDSLPETWGILLFMIIATFLIKFLTDLFLKTEIGLAVRATGDNKRMIRSLSANTNLLVVLGLGLSNALVAFSGALIAQQGGFADVGMGIGMIVIGLASVIIGEALFGTKTIARTTLAVIGGSIIYRIVVTLALRVEFLDPGDMKLITALIVIVALTAPKIIEGSKEKKRKARRKAERMNMVTASVVAKGENHAAIKSDS comes from the coding sequence TTGTTTACAGCCATATTTGGATCTTTTGAAGCAGGTATCATCTATGCGATTATGGCGCTGGGCGTCTATCTTTCCTTTCGCATTTTAGATTTCCCAGATCTTACAGTGGATGGGAGTTTTGTAACGGGAGCAGCGATATCAGCAGTGATGATTGCAAATGGAGCCAATCCGTTTCTAGCAACCATAATGGCTTTATTTGCAGGTTTTGCAGCGGGCTGTATGACAGGACTACTTCACACGTTTGGTAGAATTAATAATCTTCTCTCAGGTATCCTAATGATGATTGCTCTTTACTCCATTAACCTAAGAATTATGGGACGTTCCAATATACCTTTATTGAACACCGATACTGCTTTTACAAAAATCAGTAGTTTTTTTGAAAAGACGGGAATTGATTCATTTTTTAACGGTATCCTTTCAACGATGGGACTAGGGGACAGTCTTCCTGAAACGTGGGGGATATTGCTATTTATGATTATCGCCACCTTCTTAATTAAGTTCCTAACCGATCTATTTTTAAAAACAGAGATTGGCCTTGCAGTTAGGGCAACGGGTGATAATAAACGGATGATTCGGAGCCTTTCAGCTAATACCAATCTACTGGTTGTTCTAGGATTAGGTTTGTCTAATGCTTTAGTTGCATTTTCTGGTGCACTGATTGCTCAACAAGGTGGATTTGCTGATGTTGGTATGGGAATAGGAATGATTGTCATTGGATTGGCGTCAGTTATTATTGGTGAGGCCTTGTTCGGAACGAAAACAATTGCTCGAACGACACTTGCAGTTATTGGTGGATCGATTATTTACCGTATTGTTGTTACATTGGCCTTACGGGTTGAATTCTTAGATCCAGGGGATATGAAGTTAATAACTGCACTTATTGTTATTGTTGCATTGACTGCACCGAAGATCATAGAGGGGTCTAAAGAGAAAAAGAGAAAAGCCAGAAGAAAAGCTGAGAGAATGAACATGGTAACGGCTTCCGTAGTGGCAAAGGGGGAGAATCATGCTGCAATTAAGTCAGATTCATAA
- a CDS encoding HD domain-containing protein: MRDVTLLNIFNHHIAQKYLNRSGLAHAIAVAYHAFHLAKEHHQDVDIAVKAGLLHDMGHYTWYKNGKWDYDLYKQNDIHAIKGAERAHKLLIRLGENPIKAKAISLAILFHTDSFLPSNDIVRTPLQQIVKWADEKDEEEGGLHHYRTINYERAKQSIIRLDEMIDKEYK; encoded by the coding sequence GTGAGAGACGTCACTTTATTAAATATATTTAACCATCATATCGCACAAAAGTATTTGAATCGTTCAGGACTTGCCCATGCGATTGCTGTTGCCTACCATGCTTTTCATTTAGCAAAGGAGCATCATCAGGATGTAGATATTGCCGTAAAAGCTGGGCTTCTTCATGATATGGGACATTACACTTGGTATAAAAATGGAAAATGGGATTATGATTTATATAAACAAAATGATATCCATGCCATCAAGGGAGCTGAGAGGGCTCATAAGCTTTTGATCAGACTTGGCGAAAATCCTATTAAAGCAAAAGCCATTTCGCTTGCAATCTTATTCCATACCGACTCCTTTTTACCTTCAAACGATATTGTAAGAACACCGCTACAGCAAATTGTAAAATGGGCAGATGAAAAAGATGAAGAAGAGGGTGGTCTTCATCACTACCGTACAATTAATTATGAACGAGCTAAACAAAGTATCATCCGCTTAGATGAAATGATTGATAAGGAATACAAATAA
- a CDS encoding cbb3-type cytochrome c oxidase subunit I, which translates to MENMTRSFIKKGVSLSLLITSVVLVLMMSFGVIMLLNQGKVIKISPQLFYKIMTVHGTGMVGIAALGGSAIMWYFLSKYIYINHKIYFANLILSLIGVVMILTAIFVFNFSDGWTFLYPLPSFSAKIYGTTGALLFLFGLLILGIGYLIMYFYLAARLIKEYGGLGKSLGWEYIFRGKKGYGPPAAVVATTMVIIANSTGILAGATALVESILNILNPNLTFDPMLAKHLTYAFGHIFANCTIYMAVIAVYEILSEYTGRPWKSNKAFLIAWNFSTLFTLMIYTHHLLMDFAVPRWMLIIGQVFSYANGLPVMVVTAYGALMIVYRSAVRWDFTSSMMFLAMFGWVAGAVPAIIDATIVVNHVMHNTKWVPGHFHTYMGMGVVAMIFGFMFYFNKTEGAQKQTNLDKFAISVYFFFFTGIAGSFLYAGKISAPRRWAEHLPEWTGSDQVGAICGVFVIMSSIIFTLRFFNGMKHVGKQSDHKIAKYAS; encoded by the coding sequence ATGGAAAATATGACTCGAAGTTTTATAAAAAAAGGCGTGTCCTTATCCTTACTTATTACCTCTGTTGTACTGGTACTTATGATGTCCTTTGGTGTTATCATGTTATTAAATCAGGGAAAGGTCATTAAAATATCACCACAATTATTTTATAAAATTATGACGGTCCATGGTACGGGAATGGTCGGTATTGCTGCCTTAGGTGGTAGTGCCATCATGTGGTATTTTCTATCTAAGTACATTTATATCAATCATAAAATATATTTTGCAAACCTCATCTTGTCATTAATTGGTGTTGTCATGATTCTTACTGCCATTTTTGTCTTTAATTTTTCTGATGGATGGACATTTCTTTATCCGCTTCCATCCTTCTCTGCAAAGATTTACGGGACAACTGGAGCTTTATTGTTTCTTTTTGGCCTATTAATTTTAGGTATTGGTTATTTGATTATGTATTTTTACTTAGCAGCACGACTAATTAAGGAGTATGGCGGTTTAGGTAAATCACTCGGTTGGGAATATATATTTAGAGGAAAAAAAGGATATGGACCACCTGCCGCTGTTGTTGCTACAACTATGGTTATTATTGCTAACTCTACTGGGATACTGGCAGGCGCTACAGCTCTAGTAGAATCTATTTTAAATATTTTAAATCCCAATTTAACTTTTGATCCTATGTTAGCAAAACATTTAACATATGCATTTGGGCATATTTTTGCCAACTGTACCATTTATATGGCTGTTATTGCTGTATATGAAATCTTATCAGAATATACAGGCCGACCTTGGAAATCAAATAAAGCATTTCTGATTGCATGGAACTTTTCAACGCTATTTACATTAATGATTTATACTCATCATTTATTAATGGATTTTGCGGTGCCAAGATGGATGTTAATTATTGGACAGGTTTTTTCATATGCAAATGGGCTTCCGGTCATGGTAGTAACAGCGTACGGTGCATTAATGATCGTCTATCGTTCCGCTGTTAGATGGGACTTCACATCAAGCATGATGTTTTTAGCCATGTTCGGTTGGGTAGCTGGTGCGGTTCCGGCGATAATTGATGCGACTATCGTAGTTAACCATGTAATGCATAATACTAAATGGGTCCCTGGACATTTTCACACTTACATGGGTATGGGTGTGGTTGCCATGATTTTCGGATTTATGTTTTACTTTAATAAAACCGAAGGTGCACAAAAACAAACTAATTTAGATAAATTTGCGATATCCGTCTACTTCTTTTTCTTTACGGGTATAGCAGGTTCGTTCCTATATGCAGGAAAGATAAGTGCTCCCAGAAGGTGGGCTGAACATTTACCAGAATGGACAGGTTCAGACCAAGTGGGTGCTATTTGTGGTGTCTTCGTTATTATGTCCTCAATAATTTTCACATTAAGATTTTTCAACGGTATGAAACATGTTGGTAAGCAAAGTGATCATAAAATTGCCAAATACGCTTCATAA
- a CDS encoding cation:proton antiporter: protein MELIFELAIILLASKLAGDISVKLGQPSVLGKLLIGILLGPAVLGLVSETKTLEEISQIGVILLMFIAGLETDIDEFKRSGKASTLVGVSGIVVPLFVGYIAGIIMNMTTIEAMFLGLLLSATSVSISVQALKELNMMKTKEGTTILGAAVIDDVLVIIALAFLMSMAGGDVNLSIVIIKKVLFFGGAILVAWKVVPWILKKFAPLKVTESLISAALIICFLYAYVAEITGVAAIIGAYIAGVAISVTNYKHEIFEKVETIGYSIFVPVFFTSIGVKASFDGITDHIGLIIGLSVLAILTKLIGSAVGAKMANFPLRSSLGIGAAMVSRGEVALIIATIGLETKLISQELFAILVIVVLVTTIVTPPMMKYFFNSRSKVKEMKPSA, encoded by the coding sequence ATGGAATTAATTTTTGAATTAGCTATTATTCTACTGGCATCTAAATTAGCAGGGGACATAAGTGTCAAATTAGGCCAGCCATCGGTTTTAGGTAAGCTCTTGATTGGAATACTTTTAGGACCGGCTGTACTTGGACTTGTTTCAGAAACAAAAACATTGGAAGAGATAAGTCAAATAGGTGTTATTTTATTAATGTTTATCGCTGGACTTGAGACGGATATTGATGAATTTAAACGCTCTGGGAAAGCTTCGACATTAGTAGGTGTAAGTGGGATCGTTGTACCATTGTTCGTAGGTTATATTGCAGGAATTATAATGAATATGACAACTATTGAGGCTATGTTTTTAGGGTTACTGCTCTCAGCTACAAGTGTGAGTATCTCAGTTCAAGCGCTGAAAGAGTTAAATATGATGAAGACAAAAGAAGGAACAACAATTTTAGGGGCTGCAGTAATTGATGATGTTCTTGTTATTATTGCTTTGGCGTTTTTAATGAGCATGGCTGGTGGTGATGTGAACTTAAGCATAGTCATTATCAAAAAGGTTCTATTCTTTGGTGGTGCTATTTTAGTAGCTTGGAAGGTTGTTCCATGGATTCTTAAGAAATTTGCCCCACTAAAGGTAACCGAGTCACTTATTTCAGCTGCACTGATTATTTGCTTTTTGTATGCTTATGTAGCAGAAATAACAGGTGTTGCGGCTATTATTGGAGCATATATTGCTGGAGTAGCGATAAGTGTAACTAATTATAAGCACGAAATTTTTGAAAAGGTAGAAACAATTGGGTATTCGATTTTTGTACCAGTGTTTTTCACTTCTATCGGTGTAAAGGCAAGCTTTGATGGTATCACAGACCATATAGGGCTTATTATAGGGCTTAGTGTTCTAGCGATTTTAACTAAACTGATTGGTTCGGCTGTAGGAGCAAAAATGGCAAACTTTCCTTTAAGAAGCTCACTTGGAATTGGAGCTGCAATGGTCTCACGCGGGGAGGTAGCATTAATTATTGCCACAATTGGCCTTGAAACGAAATTAATTAGTCAGGAGTTATTTGCTATCTTAGTTATTGTTGTTCTGGTAACCACTATTGTTACTCCTCCAATGATGAAATACTTTTTTAATTCTCGTTCTAAGGTAAAAGAGATGAAGCCTTCAGCATAA
- a CDS encoding acyl-CoA dehydrogenase family protein: MDFQTSGTIEQRIEFMRQLSKTFLTRAHQVDIDGSFPFENIQDLKDTGYTTLTLPTKYEGKGISLYELIRLQELIAEGDGATALSIGWHMGIILNLREKNSWNESILDFLFENVKKGALINSAATEPKTGSPTRGGRPETIAEKKGRNWTVNGRKTFTTMSPVLDYFIVSASIKGSEEIGNFLIPRSTNGVEIVETWDSISLRGTASHDLILNNVVLSEEYLVEKVVMEGKKANGWLLHIPACYLGIAKAAKRYAIEFAKEYTPNSISGAIIELPNVQQKIGEMELMLMQAEYFLYGVAKQWDLSSEEERVKMGPALGAAKLTVTNTAISVVDLAMRVVGARSLSINNPLQRYYRDVRAGIHNPPMDDVTIQMLAKFSIVSH, from the coding sequence GTGGACTTTCAAACGAGTGGAACTATCGAACAGCGGATCGAATTCATGAGACAGCTATCAAAAACATTTTTAACAAGGGCGCATCAAGTGGATATTGATGGTAGTTTTCCATTTGAAAATATTCAGGATTTAAAAGATACGGGCTATACAACATTAACGTTACCTACGAAGTACGAAGGGAAGGGAATTTCTCTTTATGAACTGATCCGCCTTCAAGAATTAATAGCAGAAGGCGATGGTGCTACAGCGCTTTCTATTGGATGGCACATGGGAATTATCTTGAATCTTAGAGAAAAAAATTCATGGAATGAATCGATCTTAGATTTCCTTTTTGAAAATGTTAAAAAGGGTGCATTAATAAATAGTGCTGCAACAGAACCTAAAACAGGAAGTCCTACCCGTGGAGGTAGGCCAGAAACAATTGCAGAAAAAAAGGGCCGGAATTGGACAGTTAATGGTAGAAAAACATTTACAACTATGTCACCAGTTCTTGATTATTTCATAGTTTCTGCTTCCATTAAAGGCTCTGAAGAAATAGGGAATTTTCTAATTCCACGGAGCACAAATGGAGTAGAAATTGTAGAGACTTGGGACAGTATTTCACTTAGAGGTACTGCGAGTCATGATTTAATACTTAATAATGTTGTTCTTTCTGAAGAGTATCTTGTTGAAAAGGTAGTAATGGAAGGAAAAAAAGCGAACGGATGGCTTCTACATATCCCTGCATGTTATCTTGGAATTGCAAAGGCGGCTAAACGTTACGCTATTGAGTTTGCAAAAGAATACACACCAAATAGTATTAGTGGAGCAATTATAGAATTACCAAATGTTCAACAAAAGATAGGTGAGATGGAGCTTATGCTAATGCAAGCAGAGTATTTTCTATACGGAGTGGCAAAACAATGGGATCTATCATCTGAAGAGGAAAGAGTAAAAATGGGCCCAGCATTAGGTGCAGCTAAACTAACCGTTACAAATACGGCTATTTCAGTAGTTGATTTAGCTATGAGGGTTGTGGGTGCTAGAAGTCTTTCCATTAATAATCCGTTACAACGATATTATCGAGATGTTAGAGCCGGTATTCACAATCCGCCTATGGATGATGTAACTATCCAGATGCTTGCAAAATTTAGTATAGTAAGCCATTAA